The sequence ATTATACTGGACCCTGCAGTTTCTGATTCCGTTCCTGATGATTGTTGCCTATTTCATTTGCTTCTGGGGCTGGCGGGGTCAGACCCCGGGGAAGATGGCCATGAAAATCAAGATAGTCCGTTTCACCGGCGAGAATACTGACTGGGGTGATGCGGTGATGCGGTTTCTCGGTTTCATTATATCCGTCCTGTTTGTCTTTATCGGCAACTTCTGGATTGCCTTTGACAGCCGGAGACAGGGCTGGCATGACAAGATAGCCGGGACTTACGTCATCAGAGCTCGCCCTAAATAATGTCGCTAGCAATGCCGTGACTGATACCAGTACCTGAAGCCATCGGCTGGCCCTGTGGAGAAAGCCTATGAGTCCAACGGTCAGGACACGTTTTGCCCCCAGTCCCACCGGTTACCCCCATGTGGGCAATATGAGGTCCGCCCTGTTCGCCTGGCTCTTTGCCCGGCACAATGGTGGCGTCTTCATCATCCGCATCGAGGATACCGATGTCGCCCGCAAGGTAGAGGGTGCCGTTGAGGGTATT comes from Dehalococcoidales bacterium and encodes:
- a CDS encoding RDD family protein, giving the protein MNLSRQITSESYTVDYAGFWIRLLAFIIDGAILGAVIWVFNGLWPLAFGRGWMGGLGDVAISSGEADALYWTLQFLIPFLMIVAYFICFWGWRGQTPGKMAMKIKIVRFTGENTDWGDAVMRFLGFIISVLFVFIGNFWIAFDSRRQGWHDKIAGTYVIRARPK